A single genomic interval of Lathyrus oleraceus cultivar Zhongwan6 chromosome 7, CAAS_Psat_ZW6_1.0, whole genome shotgun sequence harbors:
- the LOC127102495 gene encoding uncharacterized protein LOC127102495 has protein sequence MADTNDILRHRRIAQHAFFRRENNQVSEALVPSSPIHAEASTFGVHASPSSSPNRRRVSPSDVSLPPSSFSDIDLFFLQDSDPLKFINHGRNITCLHQPNDEWFQTNLSLFGMKDLCKTVYIKVNHDILNAFVERWHTETSSFNLPLGEMSITLDDVSCLLHLLLRGKILDHGRIRKEEALELMVDYLGVDLEAAMMELEKTRGDHARFEFLKKVYTYELLREEQARGDEE, from the exons ATGGCTGATACAAACGACATACTGAGGCACAGGAGGATTGCACAACATGCATTTTTCAGGAGGGAAAATAATCAGGTTTCAGAGGCTCTTGTTCCCTCTAGCCCAATTCATGCGGAGGCATCGACTTTTGGGGTTCATGCTTCTCCATCTTCTTCTCCCAATAGGAGACGAGTGTCACCTAGTGACGTATCATTGCCTCCATCTTCCT TTTCTGATATTGATTTATTTTTTCTACAGGACAGTGATCCTCTAAAATTTATTAACCATGGGAGGAATATTACTTGCTTGCATCAGCCTAATGACGAGTGGTTTCAGACTAATTTGTCTCTATTTGGGATGAAGGACTTATGCAAGACTGTTTATATTAAGGTAAACCATGATATTCTTAATGCATTTGTGGAGAGATGGCACACGGAGACCTCGTCATTTAATCTGCCACTtggtgagatgtctatcacactcgATGATGTATCGTGTTTGCTACATCTTTTGCTTAGGGGGAAAATTTTAGATCATGGGAGGATTAGAAAAGAAGAGGCACTAGAGTTGATGGTAGACTATTTGGGCGTTGACCTAGAGGCCGCCATGATGGAGTTGGAAAAAACCAGAGGGGATCATGCTAGGTTTGAATTCCTGAAAAAGGTATATACATACGAGCTCCTTAGAGAAGAGCAGGCTCGAGGTGATGAAGAGTAG